ATATGGACTGACGAAAGACAAATTCTTTGCTCAGCAGGGAGACTTGCGGGGACAAATTCGTAGAGCGGCGTTGTCGGTTTCAAATAATATCGCTGAGGGTTTCGAACGCGGCACAACGGCGGAAC
This region of Phycisphaerae bacterium genomic DNA includes:
- a CDS encoding four helix bundle protein, with the protein product MKYERFEDLPVWKAAIELALGVYGLTKDKFFAQQGDLRGQIRRAALSVSNNIAEGFERGTTAE